One window from the genome of Leptospirillum ferriphilum encodes:
- a CDS encoding anthranilate synthase component I family protein yields MRTSDFRVIRNVDWHPESYLRSPLREMQSPQILIDRKILSGWSFVVWKTGKEETFPSGGNASGVSALQNCRDFLGSLTPGEIPPSPSLPPFQNGYLFLIPYEAGELFEPAGTPGLSSRSPLIVVECLEVIAYHHPSRTLFLPTSCPDLSRTPCSLEHFPRRDPQDLFFRPSVTFEKYREKVLSIRESIARGDYFQLNFAFLFEAEMDASIDFLSLYSHLAATNPSPGMSFFSRGQRTLVSNSPERLFTLFGNRLVTTPIAGTLPDPEHDEPTDEDFRSDPKERAEHIMTVDLLRNDVGRVSRPGSVHVPRFLAVERYAHLRHLVSDVAGTLLPRISLWEILKAVFPGGSVTGAPKIAVRKEIAQLETSPRGYYCGTLGIWDPNGFADFNILIRTLIRDGNSITLPAGSGIVADSKPGKEYREVRAKARTILENLGARAWTI; encoded by the coding sequence ATGAGAACCTCCGATTTCCGGGTGATCCGGAACGTGGACTGGCACCCGGAGTCTTACCTGCGCTCCCCCCTCCGCGAGATGCAGTCCCCTCAGATTCTCATCGACCGGAAGATTCTCTCCGGCTGGAGTTTTGTCGTCTGGAAAACCGGAAAAGAAGAAACTTTCCCGTCCGGAGGAAATGCCTCAGGAGTGAGTGCGCTTCAGAACTGTCGAGATTTTCTGGGAAGCCTGACTCCCGGAGAGATCCCCCCATCCCCGTCTCTCCCGCCTTTTCAAAACGGGTATCTTTTTCTCATCCCTTACGAAGCCGGAGAACTGTTCGAACCGGCAGGAACCCCGGGTCTCTCGTCCCGGTCTCCCCTGATCGTCGTGGAGTGCCTCGAAGTCATCGCATACCATCATCCGAGCAGGACCCTTTTTCTTCCGACCTCCTGCCCGGACCTGAGCCGAACACCTTGTTCCCTGGAGCATTTTCCCAGGAGAGACCCTCAGGATCTTTTTTTCAGGCCATCTGTCACATTTGAAAAATACAGGGAAAAAGTTCTTTCCATCCGGGAATCCATTGCCCGTGGTGACTATTTTCAACTGAACTTCGCGTTTTTGTTCGAAGCGGAGATGGATGCGTCCATCGACTTTCTGTCCCTTTACAGCCATCTCGCCGCGACCAATCCCTCCCCCGGAATGTCTTTTTTTTCAAGAGGACAACGGACACTGGTCTCAAACTCTCCCGAACGGCTTTTCACTCTTTTTGGCAACCGTCTTGTCACCACGCCCATTGCAGGGACCCTTCCGGATCCGGAACATGACGAACCGACCGATGAAGACTTCCGCTCCGATCCAAAGGAACGGGCAGAACACATCATGACCGTCGACCTTCTGCGGAATGATGTCGGCCGGGTCTCCCGTCCCGGAAGCGTCCATGTCCCGAGGTTTCTCGCGGTGGAGCGATACGCCCATCTCCGCCACCTGGTCTCGGATGTTGCAGGCACTCTTCTCCCCAGGATCTCCCTGTGGGAGATCCTGAAAGCGGTCTTCCCGGGGGGATCGGTTACGGGAGCTCCCAAAATCGCTGTCCGGAAAGAGATCGCACAGCTGGAAACATCTCCCCGGGGTTATTATTGCGGAACGCTCGGGATCTGGGATCCCAACGGATTCGCAGACTTCAACATTCTGATCCGGACATTGATCCGGGACGGGAACTCGATCACCCTTCCTGCGGGATCCGGCATCGTTGCCGATTCCAAACCCGGGAAGGAATACCGGGAGGTACGGGCAAAAGCCCGGACGATCCTCGAAAATCTGGGTGCGCGCGCATGGACAATCTGA
- a CDS encoding HD-GYP domain-containing protein — protein MNKYLTISVEDLKVGYYVVGIDKNWLETPFLSHRFLIRSDSEIERMKSHGIRMVMVDPKRSEGDLSQLQNGADEKTGLPPENVRTVMEDVPLSPVRVTELMTNLHEYLVRRYKALFEDLRTKGGDPSFVIDTGPFLRGVEDLEKLGKHYPDALLFLAHLQSTDDDLYVHSTNVLFLSLYLANIQKLAAEESVLWGLCALFHDIGMVNVPLEILHKKEPLTSREREIIQEHPLFGERLIREKTRLPDEVAHVAGQHHLRRDASGYPAGGDFSQTGGVTRAIMTIDMFDALITDRSYRDGVSPSRAMKVIVDAAKDSLDPRWATQLFLGMGVYPIGTVVELSGGEIGIVTKYHSHSERQEGAASRLVQTFSVLILKNRSGFPLTKPFIKNLTWSPKEPPPVIKTHNHSDFMIDWERLQGLAPYWMG, from the coding sequence TTGAACAAGTATCTGACCATCTCCGTGGAGGATCTGAAAGTCGGATACTATGTTGTCGGCATCGACAAGAACTGGCTTGAGACGCCGTTTCTGTCCCATCGTTTTCTGATCCGTTCGGACAGCGAGATCGAACGGATGAAGTCTCACGGTATCCGGATGGTCATGGTCGACCCGAAACGGTCGGAAGGTGATCTTTCCCAGCTTCAAAACGGAGCCGATGAGAAAACGGGCCTCCCTCCGGAAAACGTCCGGACGGTTATGGAGGATGTCCCCCTCTCCCCCGTCCGGGTGACGGAGTTGATGACGAACCTCCATGAATATCTGGTTCGACGGTACAAGGCGTTGTTCGAAGATCTCCGGACAAAAGGAGGCGATCCTTCGTTTGTGATCGACACGGGACCTTTTCTCCGGGGTGTCGAAGATCTCGAAAAACTCGGAAAACACTATCCGGACGCCCTTCTTTTTCTGGCCCATCTCCAGTCGACGGATGACGACCTCTATGTCCATTCCACCAATGTCCTCTTTTTGTCCCTCTATCTGGCAAATATCCAGAAGCTGGCTGCGGAAGAATCCGTTCTCTGGGGGCTTTGTGCCCTTTTCCACGACATCGGCATGGTGAACGTTCCTCTGGAGATTCTGCACAAGAAGGAGCCGCTCACGTCGAGGGAACGGGAAATCATCCAGGAACACCCGCTGTTCGGGGAACGCCTCATCCGGGAAAAGACCCGGCTTCCGGACGAGGTTGCGCATGTTGCCGGCCAACATCATCTCCGGCGGGATGCAAGCGGATATCCTGCGGGAGGGGATTTTTCCCAAACGGGAGGGGTGACCCGGGCAATCATGACGATTGACATGTTCGACGCGCTGATCACGGATCGGTCTTACCGGGATGGAGTCTCTCCTTCCCGGGCAATGAAAGTCATCGTCGATGCAGCCAAGGATTCCCTCGACCCCCGTTGGGCCACCCAATTATTTCTGGGCATGGGAGTCTATCCGATTGGAACGGTGGTGGAGCTGTCAGGAGGCGAGATCGGGATCGTGACAAAATACCATTCTCATTCGGAGCGGCAGGAGGGGGCAGCCAGCAGGCTGGTGCAGACGTTTTCCGTTCTCATCCTGAAAAACAGGAGCGGTTTCCCTCTGACGAAACCCTTCATCAAAAATCTGACCTGGTCTCCCAAGGAACCTCCCCCCGTAATAAAAACCCATAATCATTCGGATTTCATGATCGACTGGGAACGGCTTCAGGGATTGGCCCCTTACTGGATGGGTTAA